TGCGATCCGGCCGCCGCTCGATGACGCGACCACGAAGCTGGGCCTCACGGTAGGGATTGTCCATCGCCACGACGGACAGCGACACGCGCGGATCCCGCTTGGTGTTCTTCCCCTTCAGCGATCCCTCCCCGGTGGCAATGAGAATCCGATCGCCCTCGACGCCGACCCAGACCGGGGCCGAGTGCGGCGAGCCGTCGGGCATCAGCGTGGCGAGGTGAGCGAAGGTCGGCTCCTCGAGCAGCGCGCGGGCATCGGTTGACAGCGGCATCGCCACTTTCTCCAGTCTGGATCGCGTCAGTCCGCTCGGCCGCGCACGACGATCTTGCCGACCTGGGCGTCGGACTCCATGAACTTGATGGCCGCCGGCAGGTCCTCGAGCCCGAACACCTTGTCGACCAGCGGACGCAGCCGGCCGTCCTCGAAGCGGGGCAGGAGGTCCCGGACGAAGCCGCGCACCGTCTCGGCCCGCTGGGCGGCTGAGCGGAGCCGGTTGCTCACGCCGAACAGCGTGAGGCGCCTGCTGTGCAGGGCCTCGAGATCGAGGGTGCTCGTCAGCACCCGGTCCAGGTGCCCCACCGTCGCCAGCCGACCCTCGAAGGCCAGCACCCGGATGCACTCGGGAAAGACCGACCCGCCTACGTTGTTCACCACGAGGTTCACGCCCTTGCCGTCGGTGGCCTTCATCACGGCGTCGTGGAAGTCGCCGGTCCGCGTCCGGATGCCCACGTCGAGCCCGAGCTTTTCGAGCCGGGCCAGCTTGTCGTCGGAACCCGA
The genomic region above belongs to Candidatus Methylomirabilota bacterium and contains:
- a CDS encoding PPOX class F420-dependent oxidoreductase; translation: MPLSTDARALLEEPTFAHLATLMPDGSPHSAPVWVGVEGDRILIATGEGSLKGKNTKRDPRVSLSVVAMDNPYREAQLRGRVIERRPDRKLEVIDRISRKYTGQEFPMRNNPEQRVVLVIEVERARYTVLPFRHTPPKRG